In Solimonas sp. K1W22B-7, the DNA window AGCTCCAGCTCGCGCTCCACTTCCTGCCAGCTGTCGCCGGTGGCGCCGATGGTGATTTTCGCGAACTGGCCGAAGTCGGGCTCGGCGAAAATCTCGCGATCCAGCAGCAGCCAGAAGCGGTCGCCGGACTGCTGCAGGATGTGCTGCGCGACGCGGCCGTGGTAGCAGTCCTCGTTGATGAAGCGCTGGCCGCGCGCGTTGATGAAGATGCCCTTGATCAGCTGCTCCGGCGGATACCAGGGCAGCGTCACGAAGCCCTGGTCCATGTGGATGGCGTGGCCGCCCGCGCCCTGGCCGAGCTGGATGCCGGAGCCATCGTCCACCGTGCCGATCGGCATGTTGGCGCGCTGCAGCTGCGGCGCATGCTGGCGCAGCAGGTCCTTGTTCATGATGTAGCCGCCGGCGCAGAGCACCACGCCGCGCGTAGCCCGCAGGAAGGAGTCCTGTCCATCGCGGCGCAGCACCAGCCCGGCCACGCGGCCGGATTCGTCCACGATCAGCGCCGCGGCTCGCGTGTCGTAGCGCACTTCGACCGCGGACTCGGCGACACGCGCCGCCAGCACATCCATCAGATAACGCCCGCCGCCCAGGCCCATCCACTGCGGCGTGTGCCCGCGCGGGCAAGGCTTGGCGTTCTCCGAGAACGGCCAGGCTTCCTCGCTGCCGCTCCAGATCAGGCAGTCGTCGGTGAAGGGCTCGACGATGCGCTGCGGGATGAAGGAATCCTTGTAGACCAGGCCCTGCGCCTGCATCCACTCGAAGTGCGCCAGGCTGCCCTCGGCATAGGCGCGCACCTTGGCGGCGTCGGCGTCGGGACCGCCGGCCATCAGCAGGTAGCGATACAGGTCCTCGGTGTCGTCGGTGAAACCGGCGGCGCGCTGCTGCGGCGTACCGCCGTTGCCGCCGACGTACATCTCGCCGCCGGACAGCGCCGAGGTGCCGCCGCTGCCGGAAGTGGCTTCCAGCAGCGTCACCTTCGCCCCCGCACGCACCGCCTCCAGCGCCGCGCAGGCACCGGCAGCACCGAAGCCCACCACCGCCACCCCGGTCTCCGCATCCCAGCGAGGCACCTCGGCGAGACGGCAGGGACGGCTGCGGGAATAGGCGGGCTGGGCTGACACGGGTTTCTCCTCGGGCGGCCATGGTCGGCTCTGGCGGCAAGCCTAAGCCGCTACGCAGGGCGTTCCCTCCTCCGCAAGGACGAGCCGCAGGCGAAGCGCTAGAGTGGATGCATGCGCCCGTTCCGGATGCTGCTGTGCCTGCTCGCGGCCTTCGCCTTGCCGGCCACGGCCGCGCCGCTGCGGCTAGCCTATGGCGATGCGACGCAGCAATACGGCCTGCTGCACCTGCCCGCAGGCCAGGGACCGCATCCGGTGCTGGTGCTGATGCACGGCGGCTGCTGGCAGCACAGCATTGCCGGCCCTGAACACCTGGAGCCGCTGGCCGCCTCGCTGGGCCGCGCCGGCTGGGCGGTGTGGAACATCGAGTATCGCGGCGTCAACGAAGCCG includes these proteins:
- a CDS encoding FAD-dependent oxidoreductase, with the translated sequence MSAQPAYSRSRPCRLAEVPRWDAETGVAVVGFGAAGACAALEAVRAGAKVTLLEATSGSGGTSALSGGEMYVGGNGGTPQQRAAGFTDDTEDLYRYLLMAGGPDADAAKVRAYAEGSLAHFEWMQAQGLVYKDSFIPQRIVEPFTDDCLIWSGSEEAWPFSENAKPCPRGHTPQWMGLGGGRYLMDVLAARVAESAVEVRYDTRAAALIVDESGRVAGLVLRRDGQDSFLRATRGVVLCAGGYIMNKDLLRQHAPQLQRANMPIGTVDDGSGIQLGQGAGGHAIHMDQGFVTLPWYPPEQLIKGIFINARGQRFINEDCYHGRVAQHILQQSGDRFWLLLDREIFAEPDFGQFAKITIGATGDSWQEVERELELPEGALVSTVELYNRHAAQGQDPLFRKAAKWLRPLTQGPFVALDCRIDHAAYFSFTLGGLDTLPTGEVLDAARQPIAGLYAAGRSACGLPRWGAGYSSGMSLADATFFGRQAGKRAANP